One window of the Pseudomonas sp. S04 genome contains the following:
- a CDS encoding DUF6708 domain-containing protein encodes MSTPPAGTTKKRIFSRNDYLAPLPIPTGEKPQDVLNIIWRKNDVFLDIGNYSIGSAVMVMWPGVMVVLAMSFFTRNFDPDFSREVLILGAVIMSIPVLFLIQGLFRDVPPPVRFNRQRREVCVPRDDGQYWIVPWESVTAAATQHSSVSQAGKTTMGLLIVGFENPDPQAKEDNKHFSLGFNCGGGTTAMALWECMRSYMEIGPEAAPEAAALNSGANLRYYIDYMKDKARERGWFLTLLWEGVFGVFIFNAPLATYLQRKKLYPPPDLTYPDIIEWSKPLPPEQWAKRSPELESAITKREAELATQARDAA; translated from the coding sequence ATGAGCACGCCACCGGCAGGTACCACGAAAAAGCGGATATTTTCGCGCAATGACTACCTGGCGCCGTTGCCTATCCCTACCGGCGAAAAACCGCAGGACGTGCTCAACATCATTTGGCGCAAGAACGACGTGTTTCTCGACATTGGTAACTACAGCATCGGCTCTGCGGTGATGGTGATGTGGCCGGGAGTGATGGTGGTTTTAGCCATGTCTTTCTTCACTCGAAATTTCGACCCTGATTTCAGCCGCGAAGTGTTGATCCTGGGCGCAGTTATTATGAGCATCCCCGTGCTGTTTTTAATCCAAGGGCTATTCCGCGATGTGCCCCCACCCGTGCGCTTCAACCGCCAGCGCCGAGAGGTCTGCGTACCACGCGACGACGGCCAGTACTGGATCGTGCCCTGGGAAAGCGTGACGGCCGCCGCCACACAGCACTCGTCGGTGAGCCAGGCTGGTAAAACCACGATGGGTTTACTGATCGTAGGTTTCGAAAACCCCGACCCGCAGGCCAAGGAAGACAACAAGCATTTTTCGTTGGGCTTCAATTGTGGCGGCGGCACCACGGCGATGGCGTTATGGGAGTGCATGCGCAGTTACATGGAAATTGGGCCGGAAGCCGCACCGGAGGCCGCAGCACTTAACTCAGGCGCGAACCTGCGTTACTACATCGATTACATGAAAGATAAAGCCAGAGAGCGTGGGTGGTTTTTGACACTGCTGTGGGAAGGGGTATTCGGCGTATTTATTTTTAATGCTCCTCTCGCTACCTATCTGCAAAGAAAGAAACTGTATCCGCCACCAGACCTTACCTATCCCGACATCATCGAATGGTCAAAACCTTTACCTCCCGAGCAGTGGGCCAAACGTTCCCCGGAACTGGAATCCGCCATCACCAAACGCGAGGCTGAACTAGCCACGCAAGCCAGGGACGCGGCATGA
- the thiC gene encoding phosphomethylpyrimidine synthase ThiC yields MTTKLKNATHLSESAKVDQQSVQPFTRSQKIYVQGTRPDILVPMREISLDVTPTDFGGEINAPVVVYDTSGPYTDPNVIIDVRKGLADVRSPWIEARGDTERLPGLSSNFGQERLADAELTKLRFAHVNNPRRAKAGANVSQMHYARQGIITAEMEYVAIRENMKLEVARAAGLLDQQHAGHSFGASVPKIITPEFVREEIARGRAIIPANINHTELEPMIIGRNFLVKINGNIGNSALGSSIEEEVAKLTWGIRWGSDTVMDLSTGKHIHETREWIIRNSPVPIGTVPIYQALEKVGGAAEDLTWELFRDTLIEQAEQGVDYFTIHAGVLLRYVPLTAKRVTGIVSRGGSIMAKWCLAHHKENFLYTHFEDICEIMKAYDVSFSLGDGLRPGSIADANDAAQFGELETLGELTKIAWKHDVQCMIEGPGHVPMQLIKENMDKQLECCDEAPFYTLGPLTTDIAPGYDHITSGIGAAMIGWFGCAMLCYVTPKEHLGLPNKDDVKTGIITYKIAAHAADLAKGHPGAQIRDNALSKARFEFRWEDQFNLGLDPDTARSYHDETLPKDSAKVAHFCSMCGPKFCSMKITQEVREYAANQRIEAVDVDVAQGLAEQAERFKQEGSQLYKKV; encoded by the coding sequence ATGACCACAAAACTAAAAAATGCGACCCACCTGAGTGAATCGGCCAAGGTCGATCAACAATCGGTGCAGCCCTTTACCCGCTCGCAAAAGATTTATGTCCAGGGCACGCGCCCGGACATCCTGGTGCCGATGCGCGAAATCAGCCTGGACGTCACCCCGACCGACTTCGGCGGTGAAATCAATGCGCCTGTCGTGGTCTACGACACCTCCGGCCCCTATACCGACCCGAACGTCATCATCGACGTGCGCAAAGGCCTCGCCGACGTGCGCTCGCCGTGGATCGAAGCCCGTGGCGACACCGAGCGCCTGCCAGGCCTGAGTTCCAACTTCGGCCAGGAACGTCTGGCCGATGCCGAGCTGACCAAACTGCGGTTCGCCCACGTCAACAACCCGCGCCGCGCCAAGGCTGGGGCCAACGTCAGCCAGATGCACTACGCGCGCCAAGGCATCATCACCGCCGAGATGGAATACGTCGCCATCCGCGAAAACATGAAGCTGGAAGTGGCCCGCGCGGCCGGCCTGCTGGACCAGCAACACGCCGGCCACAGCTTCGGCGCCAGCGTGCCGAAAATCATCACCCCCGAATTCGTGCGCGAGGAAATCGCCCGCGGTCGCGCGATCATCCCGGCCAACATCAACCACACCGAACTGGAACCGATGATCATCGGCCGTAACTTCCTGGTGAAGATCAACGGCAACATCGGCAACAGTGCCCTCGGATCGTCCATCGAAGAAGAAGTGGCGAAACTGACCTGGGGCATTCGCTGGGGTTCGGACACGGTCATGGACCTGTCCACCGGCAAGCACATTCACGAAACCCGTGAGTGGATCATCCGCAACTCGCCAGTCCCAATCGGCACTGTGCCGATCTACCAGGCCCTGGAAAAAGTCGGCGGCGCCGCCGAAGACCTGACCTGGGAGCTGTTCCGCGACACGTTGATCGAGCAGGCCGAGCAGGGCGTCGACTACTTCACCATCCACGCCGGTGTGTTGCTGCGCTATGTGCCGCTGACCGCCAAGCGCGTGACCGGCATTGTTTCCCGTGGTGGTTCGATCATGGCCAAGTGGTGCCTGGCGCATCACAAGGAAAACTTCCTCTACACCCATTTCGAAGACATCTGCGAAATCATGAAGGCCTACGACGTCAGCTTCTCGCTGGGCGATGGCCTGCGTCCCGGCTCGATTGCCGACGCCAACGACGCTGCACAATTCGGTGAGCTGGAAACCCTCGGCGAGCTGACCAAGATTGCCTGGAAGCACGACGTGCAGTGCATGATCGAAGGCCCGGGCCACGTGCCGATGCAGTTGATCAAGGAGAACATGGACAAGCAGCTGGAGTGCTGCGACGAGGCGCCGTTCTACACCCTCGGCCCGCTGACCACCGACATCGCCCCGGGTTACGACCACATCACCTCGGGCATCGGTGCCGCGATGATCGGCTGGTTCGGTTGCGCCATGCTCTGCTACGTCACGCCCAAGGAACACCTGGGCCTGCCGAACAAGGATGACGTGAAGACCGGGATCATCACCTACAAGATCGCCGCCCACGCCGCCGACCTTGCGAAGGGCCATCCGGGCGCGCAGATCCGCGACAACGCCTTGAGCAAGGCACGGTTCGAGTTCCGCTGGGAAGACCAGTTCAACCTCGGCCTGGACCCGGACACCGCCCGCTCGTACCACGATGAAACCCTGCCGAAGGACTCGGCCAAGGTCGCGCATTTCTGCTCGATGTGCGGGCCGAAATTCTGCTCGATGAAGATCACCCAGGAAGTCCGCGAGTATGCGGCCAACCAACGGATCGAAGCGGTGGACGTGGACGTCGCCCAAGGCCTGGCCGAACAGGCCGAGCGCTTCAAGCAGGAAGGCAGCCAGCTGTACAAGAAGGTTTGA
- a CDS encoding TolC family outer membrane protein encodes MLRKLSLALAVSCASNGMAWAADTPLSTKTDLVSVYQEAVDNNADLAAARAQYGAQKEVVPQSRAGLLPNLSGGAEIANVRTDIDSPAAIANRNTHFYQATLAQPLFRADRWFQFQAAKDVNEQAALQLSATEQDLILQTAQTYFNVLRTQDNLASTKAEEAAFKRQLDQSNERFDVGLSDKTDVLQSQASYDTARANRILAQQQVDDAFEALITLTNRQYNSIQGIVHTLPILPPAPNDAKAWVDTAAQQNLNLLASNYAVSAAEETLKQRKAGHAPTVDAVAQYKKGDNDAFGFSNPSAFGQPYSGDVTQTTVGLQLNIPIYSGGLINSQVRESYARLDQSEQQRESLRRQVVENTRNLHRAVNSDVEQVQARRQSIISNQSAVEATEIGYQVGTRNIVDVLDAQRQLYTSVRNYNNSRYDYILDNLRLKQAAGTLSPGDLQDLKRYLKADYNPDKDFLPPDLAKAAAEQLKANPTQ; translated from the coding sequence ATGCTGCGCAAACTCTCACTGGCTCTCGCCGTGTCTTGTGCGTCCAATGGAATGGCCTGGGCAGCAGACACGCCCCTGTCGACCAAGACCGACCTGGTCAGCGTCTACCAGGAGGCAGTCGACAACAACGCCGACCTCGCGGCGGCCCGTGCCCAATACGGCGCGCAAAAGGAAGTCGTGCCCCAGTCGCGCGCCGGCCTGCTGCCGAACCTCTCCGGTGGTGCGGAGATCGCCAATGTGCGTACCGACATCGACTCCCCGGCGGCCATTGCCAACCGCAACACGCATTTCTACCAGGCAACCCTGGCCCAGCCGCTGTTCCGCGCCGACCGCTGGTTCCAGTTCCAGGCCGCCAAGGATGTCAACGAACAAGCCGCGTTGCAGCTCTCGGCCACCGAGCAGGACCTGATCCTGCAGACCGCCCAGACCTACTTCAACGTGCTGCGCACCCAGGACAACCTGGCCTCGACCAAAGCCGAAGAAGCCGCCTTCAAGCGCCAGTTGGACCAGTCCAACGAGCGCTTCGACGTCGGCCTCTCGGACAAGACCGACGTGCTGCAGTCGCAAGCCAGCTATGACACTGCCCGCGCCAACCGGATCCTCGCCCAGCAACAGGTGGATGACGCGTTCGAGGCCCTGATCACCCTGACCAACCGGCAGTACAACTCGATCCAGGGCATCGTCCACACCTTGCCGATCCTGCCGCCGGCGCCCAATGACGCCAAGGCCTGGGTCGACACCGCAGCCCAGCAGAACCTCAACCTGCTGGCCAGCAACTACGCGGTCAGCGCGGCCGAAGAGACCCTCAAGCAACGCAAGGCCGGGCACGCCCCGACCGTCGATGCCGTGGCGCAGTACAAGAAGGGTGACAACGACGCCTTCGGCTTCAGCAACCCTAGTGCCTTTGGCCAGCCCTACAGTGGTGACGTGACCCAGACCACCGTCGGCTTGCAGCTGAACATTCCGATCTACAGCGGCGGCCTGATCAACTCCCAGGTCCGCGAGTCGTATGCACGCCTGGACCAGAGCGAGCAACAACGTGAATCGCTGCGCCGCCAGGTGGTGGAGAACACCCGCAACCTGCACCGCGCGGTGAACAGCGATGTCGAGCAGGTGCAAGCGCGCCGCCAGTCGATCATCTCCAACCAGAGCGCGGTGGAAGCCACTGAAATCGGTTATCAGGTGGGGACCCGCAATATCGTCGACGTGCTCGACGCCCAGCGCCAGCTGTACACCTCGGTGCGCAACTACAACAACAGCCGCTACGACTACATCCTCGACAACCTGCGCCTGAAACAGGCGGCCGGCACCCTGAGCCCGGGCGACCTGCAAGACCTCAAGCGCTACCTCAAGGCCGACTACAACCCGGACAAGGACTTCCTACCACCGGACCTGGCCAAGGCTGCGGCCGAGCAGTTGAAAGCAAATCCGACGCAGTAA
- a CDS encoding type VI secretion system Vgr family protein → MFRSANTAHFALHIPAVRNDFKVLAFDGVEAISASYAIQVELVSEHPDFDLESLLSQPAFLQFGLNGEGLHGRIEDVFVGQAGKRLTRYHLTLVPALHYLQFSHNQRIFQNLTVPKIIAQVFKGHGIQADAFAFHVSTSPEREYCTQYGENDFEFVQRLCAEDGIAWHHQHSPDGHLLVFTDDQTWFPKLGATPYLQDSGMVAEYPVVSQFSMRLRTRTSTVTRRDYDFQRPSLLLESRFTAEFSPELEDYRYPLLIENEKRGKQLARQALERHRTDYQLAEGSSDQPCLRSGHLFELTEHPRKTCNDLWLLLSVTHSGKQPQSLEEAITSDIKPEDGFSQGYRNCFRAIPWDVHYRPALPPRRSALVSQTARVTGPAGEEIYCDKFGRVRVELPWDRAEFNSERSSCWLRVSSSWAGENFGSVTIPRIGMEVVVTYLEGDPDQPLITGCVANTVTSVPYSLPEHKTKTVLRSHSSPHTGGYNELSLEDRAGQEKIYLRAQRDFEQLILNDSDTKIGNDRREQITHDSHSLISNDRFEQVDNHSASLIKGDELHTTQGVRNTVIGGNELITITGNSSTTAGGTLVIQAGSQAHVSAANVVIDAGMSLTLTAGGHHIVINAGGIFSSVAIVEGGAPVTGVPVQPALSLVPVAAQALIAPSLAAQKLALTQAAQQASAICAVCQKLAEMMA, encoded by the coding sequence ATGTTCCGGTCGGCCAATACGGCGCACTTCGCGCTGCACATCCCCGCTGTTCGTAACGATTTCAAAGTGCTCGCCTTTGATGGTGTTGAGGCTATCAGCGCTTCGTACGCGATCCAGGTTGAACTGGTCAGCGAACACCCGGATTTCGATCTGGAGAGTCTGCTCAGCCAACCTGCCTTTCTCCAGTTCGGTCTTAACGGCGAAGGCCTTCATGGCCGTATCGAAGACGTCTTTGTGGGGCAGGCCGGCAAGCGCCTGACCCGTTATCACCTGACTCTGGTACCGGCGCTGCACTACTTGCAGTTCAGCCACAATCAGCGGATTTTCCAGAATCTGACGGTGCCGAAAATCATCGCTCAGGTGTTCAAGGGCCACGGCATTCAGGCCGATGCCTTTGCCTTCCATGTCAGCACCAGCCCCGAGCGCGAGTACTGCACGCAATACGGGGAAAATGACTTCGAGTTCGTCCAGCGCCTGTGCGCCGAGGACGGCATCGCCTGGCATCACCAGCATTCGCCAGACGGTCATCTGCTGGTGTTCACCGACGACCAGACCTGGTTCCCCAAACTGGGCGCAACCCCTTATCTACAAGACTCCGGCATGGTGGCCGAGTACCCGGTAGTCAGTCAGTTTTCCATGCGCTTACGCACCCGCACCAGCACGGTCACGCGCCGGGACTACGACTTTCAACGTCCGAGTCTGCTGCTGGAGAGCCGTTTCACCGCCGAGTTCAGCCCAGAGCTGGAAGACTATCGTTATCCGCTGTTGATCGAGAACGAAAAACGCGGCAAACAACTCGCTCGCCAGGCTCTGGAGCGCCATCGTACCGATTACCAGTTGGCCGAGGGCAGCAGCGATCAACCGTGCCTGCGCAGTGGTCACTTGTTTGAACTGACCGAACACCCACGCAAAACCTGCAACGATTTGTGGCTGTTACTCAGCGTGACGCATTCTGGAAAACAGCCGCAGTCACTGGAAGAGGCCATCACCAGCGACATCAAACCCGAAGATGGCTTTAGCCAAGGCTATCGCAACTGCTTCCGCGCCATTCCGTGGGATGTGCACTACCGACCAGCGCTGCCCCCGCGACGATCGGCGCTGGTCAGCCAGACCGCCCGCGTGACCGGACCGGCCGGCGAAGAGATTTATTGCGACAAGTTTGGTCGTGTCCGTGTCGAGCTGCCTTGGGATCGGGCCGAGTTCAACAGTGAAAGAAGCAGTTGCTGGCTAAGGGTTTCATCCAGTTGGGCCGGGGAAAATTTTGGTTCGGTGACCATCCCGCGCATCGGCATGGAAGTTGTCGTCACCTACCTGGAAGGCGACCCCGACCAACCGTTGATCACCGGGTGTGTGGCCAACACCGTCACCTCCGTACCGTATTCGTTGCCGGAGCACAAAACCAAAACCGTCTTGCGCAGCCACAGTTCCCCGCACACCGGCGGTTACAACGAACTGTCGCTGGAAGACCGCGCCGGGCAGGAAAAAATCTACCTGCGTGCCCAGCGCGACTTTGAACAGCTGATCCTCAACGACAGCGACACCAAGATCGGTAATGACCGCCGCGAACAGATCACCCACGACAGCCACAGCCTGATCAGCAACGACCGTTTCGAACAGGTGGACAACCACAGCGCCAGCCTGATCAAGGGCGACGAGTTGCACACCACCCAAGGCGTGCGCAACACGGTGATCGGCGGCAACGAACTGATCACCATCACCGGTAACAGCAGCACGACAGCAGGCGGCACGTTGGTGATTCAGGCCGGTTCGCAAGCCCACGTCAGCGCTGCCAACGTGGTGATCGATGCGGGGATGAGCCTGACGCTCACGGCTGGAGGTCACCACATCGTGATCAACGCCGGCGGGATTTTCAGCAGCGTGGCCATCGTCGAGGGTGGGGCTCCGGTGACGGGTGTGCCTGTTCAACCTGCGCTTTCATTGGTTCCGGTGGCTGCGCAGGCACTGATTGCGCCATCCCTGGCTGCGCAAAAACTGGCATTGACTCAGGCGGCGCAGCAGGCCTCAGCGATCTGTGCCGTGTGTCAAAAACTGGCGGAGATGATGGCATGA
- a CDS encoding DUF4123 domain-containing protein — protein sequence MNQAYLLLDRAQIEHLPERLLELGSTTFQSLYQNTAYGPLEEVGPVLVPVSPNSPLAHTFFRDWSATGGLWLESEAQEAVVLEHLRSLIHVRVEGDVTVLFRYHDPRIAALWLARLPACERDRLMGPVRLIRLPELDIHQENPDQPAAPYAHEPWLFLSAEQLEHLGTAQRQRFAQQLIEHCQQYFSEYLQGLDDFALQQWASHCQHRAGRHGYSAIDEVLLWARFHAALGTDFPDASDHDAYRSILAEPGVSPEQRLENLNAELTRQQLTDKAFGL from the coding sequence ATGAATCAGGCTTACCTGCTGCTGGATCGCGCCCAGATTGAACATCTGCCTGAGCGTCTGTTGGAGCTGGGGAGTACAACGTTTCAATCGCTTTACCAGAACACCGCTTATGGCCCATTGGAGGAAGTCGGGCCGGTACTGGTGCCTGTTTCCCCTAATAGCCCGCTGGCCCATACCTTTTTTCGGGACTGGAGTGCGACGGGTGGCCTCTGGCTGGAGTCAGAGGCGCAAGAAGCGGTTGTACTCGAACATTTACGCAGCCTGATTCACGTCCGGGTCGAGGGGGATGTCACGGTTTTGTTCCGTTACCACGACCCGCGCATCGCGGCATTGTGGCTAGCGCGGTTACCCGCCTGCGAGCGTGATCGCTTGATGGGACCTGTGCGACTGATCCGGCTCCCGGAGTTGGATATCCATCAAGAAAACCCGGATCAACCCGCTGCACCGTATGCGCATGAGCCTTGGTTGTTCCTGTCTGCGGAGCAACTGGAGCACTTGGGCACCGCCCAACGGCAGCGCTTCGCTCAACAGTTGATCGAACACTGCCAGCAATACTTTTCCGAATACCTGCAAGGGCTGGACGACTTTGCATTGCAACAGTGGGCGTCTCATTGCCAGCACCGTGCCGGGCGTCACGGTTACAGCGCCATCGATGAAGTCTTGCTCTGGGCGCGCTTCCACGCTGCGCTGGGTACTGACTTTCCCGATGCTTCGGATCACGACGCTTACCGAAGCATATTGGCCGAGCCCGGTGTATCGCCCGAGCAACGGCTGGAAAACTTGAATGCCGAACTGACGCGTCAGCAGCTCACCGACAAGGCGTTCGGTCTATGA
- a CDS encoding toxin VasX — protein MSAEKLAMVDRAAQAERAAKAQPHVDINSPMAPCPASQSELFVVPVRYALAEEKADSPCCIPGVTTQSRPMAARRLRAGFVYLWQDKGPLKRYAVSPNGLLKEQVLDADASPVLDGTLTGLTLEKTHDAWMLYSEFPLNPEHCQSLSDSSTKRRAHMRHVALRTVANELQAEHCPPLEKAVEVMAELIPGTFARSMKADQQRGAEDTDTLGAAVMKDPIPANIKAYTDAMHRARERENVIAQHPEVNDQPPGEWSAEPWDGQGTQDWLDSAKAQTEGLFAVFACLDDDLGVLRDINHEQEWVEAGHEKWLGDNNLRLSIGGFVRSLITEDGAELAGSISYRYKGRDITLTPEQGQVMLDTQHRLDEELKAETQARQYGGQPTQAEAAARDSRIAAIVAPVRAFIPADLYNEVEFVVREYRAEKHANLNNHLFSAKVGEYIDLEAMNTWFAQTAAAHYQQIEQRHTALFADRGMYLNRSLSGTWFVDYSDLDTRHWLTELATGCLTAQCIRAQGAEQYADYVRAADDGALKQLFNAWTPSIDAAVNNTSRLGELMAALASDNISATHQALAPLSAAVLEDIAAMARDASSQWSVLVNRLAASLLLLKGGNTFSGSWMGVFVAARLGSDTRLQFVTEAGRQVWKLLGQQAEALGDWAKVTGKAIGAGRVERIVNSPVVANSGGVVPLAALLLNVLNAHNYLSKAGVLEGMDSRRVNDTVSATLYAAAALVAVVDNQVRMGLGVKEIGKGRTMAPTLTLFGGVIGALSTGAAINEFQSLEKQLENTQNRVDPWLQMRQIVVGGQVAAFGAQALLGFGYTARALAGSITAEAAILRYTLYMGPLNWLILMLGVLHLITTFLQQTPLQNFLNFCCWSKERAIDLEPIAPKAQQDELDRLYFILYAPRVSMQSSSVLGSGNGPSGLTSVSSINALTIDLPGAEPGSAYLELSMVGDPLDTQASRDLIKNSPFNHYKAPRPWRDMTPHWLSSSICQWIPFKEGQGLRLSGPFKELKNVLGTTPSTVSLRLRYRTPLTAMLGARIFIGGERGLAFTLNDTTDVIALWADPTPELDRVPSYPLGEDHPGAIYLQPKDKR, from the coding sequence ATGAGCGCAGAAAAACTGGCAATGGTCGACCGAGCCGCTCAGGCCGAACGCGCCGCCAAGGCTCAGCCTCACGTCGACATCAACAGCCCGATGGCGCCGTGCCCAGCCAGCCAATCCGAGCTGTTCGTCGTCCCCGTGCGTTATGCGCTGGCTGAAGAAAAGGCCGACAGTCCTTGCTGCATTCCCGGCGTGACCACGCAAAGTCGTCCCATGGCGGCGCGTCGCTTGCGGGCCGGATTTGTTTATCTGTGGCAGGACAAAGGCCCCCTCAAACGGTATGCCGTCTCGCCGAATGGTCTGCTCAAAGAGCAAGTGCTCGACGCCGATGCGAGCCCGGTGCTCGACGGCACATTGACGGGCCTGACCCTGGAAAAAACCCACGACGCGTGGATGCTCTACAGCGAGTTCCCATTGAACCCCGAGCACTGTCAATCGCTGAGCGACAGCAGCACCAAACGTCGTGCGCACATGCGCCATGTGGCCTTGCGCACCGTGGCCAATGAACTGCAAGCCGAGCATTGCCCGCCGCTGGAAAAAGCCGTTGAGGTCATGGCCGAACTCATCCCCGGCACCTTCGCCCGGTCCATGAAAGCGGATCAGCAACGGGGCGCCGAGGATACCGACACGCTGGGCGCGGCCGTGATGAAAGACCCGATCCCGGCCAACATCAAGGCGTACACCGACGCCATGCATCGCGCGCGTGAGCGCGAAAATGTCATCGCCCAACACCCCGAGGTCAACGATCAGCCGCCGGGCGAATGGAGCGCCGAACCGTGGGACGGTCAGGGCACTCAGGATTGGCTGGACAGCGCCAAGGCACAAACCGAGGGTCTGTTCGCCGTCTTCGCTTGCCTGGACGACGATCTGGGCGTGCTGCGTGACATCAACCACGAGCAGGAATGGGTCGAGGCGGGACATGAAAAATGGCTGGGGGATAACAACCTACGCCTGAGCATCGGTGGATTCGTGCGTAGTCTGATCACTGAAGATGGCGCCGAACTGGCCGGGTCCATCAGCTACCGCTACAAGGGGCGTGACATCACCCTCACGCCCGAACAGGGCCAGGTCATGCTCGACACCCAGCATCGGCTGGATGAGGAACTCAAGGCTGAAACCCAGGCCCGTCAATACGGTGGTCAGCCCACCCAGGCCGAAGCCGCCGCCCGCGATTCACGTATCGCAGCCATCGTCGCCCCGGTACGGGCCTTTATTCCGGCGGACTTGTACAACGAAGTGGAATTCGTCGTCCGCGAATACCGCGCCGAAAAGCACGCCAACCTCAACAACCATCTCTTCAGTGCCAAGGTCGGCGAATACATCGACCTCGAGGCGATGAACACCTGGTTCGCGCAGACCGCAGCGGCGCACTACCAACAGATCGAACAGCGTCACACCGCGTTGTTTGCCGACCGGGGCATGTACCTCAACCGCTCCCTCAGCGGCACCTGGTTTGTCGATTACTCCGACCTGGACACTCGCCACTGGCTGACCGAATTGGCCACCGGCTGCCTGACCGCCCAATGCATCCGCGCCCAGGGCGCAGAGCAATACGCCGACTACGTGCGAGCCGCGGATGATGGTGCCCTGAAACAACTGTTCAACGCCTGGACGCCCTCGATCGATGCGGCCGTTAACAACACCTCTCGACTAGGTGAGCTGATGGCCGCACTGGCTTCCGACAACATCAGCGCCACCCATCAGGCATTGGCGCCGTTGAGCGCAGCGGTTCTGGAAGACATCGCGGCCATGGCCCGAGACGCGAGCAGCCAATGGAGTGTGTTGGTCAACCGGCTGGCGGCTTCGTTGTTGTTGCTCAAGGGGGGCAACACCTTCAGCGGCTCATGGATGGGCGTCTTTGTCGCTGCGCGCCTGGGCAGCGACACGCGTTTGCAGTTCGTCACCGAGGCCGGCCGGCAGGTGTGGAAGTTGTTGGGGCAACAGGCCGAAGCACTGGGCGACTGGGCGAAGGTGACCGGGAAGGCTATTGGCGCGGGGCGGGTGGAGCGGATTGTTAATTCGCCTGTTGTGGCCAACAGCGGCGGGGTAGTGCCGTTGGCTGCGTTGTTGTTGAACGTGCTGAATGCGCATAACTATTTGAGCAAGGCCGGGGTGTTGGAGGGGATGGACAGTCGGCGGGTTAATGACACGGTTTCGGCGACGCTGTATGCGGCGGCGGCTTTGGTTGCGGTGGTTGATAATCAGGTGCGGATGGGCTTGGGGGTCAAAGAAATTGGGAAGGGACGAACAATGGCCCCGACTCTGACCCTGTTTGGTGGGGTGATTGGAGCACTTTCCACTGGTGCAGCAATAAACGAATTCCAATCCTTGGAAAAACAATTGGAAAACACCCAAAACCGAGTCGACCCGTGGCTGCAGATGCGCCAGATCGTGGTTGGTGGTCAAGTAGCGGCCTTCGGCGCCCAAGCGCTGTTAGGGTTTGGCTACACCGCCCGCGCCTTGGCAGGCTCAATAACCGCCGAAGCCGCCATCTTGCGTTACACGCTGTACATGGGGCCGTTGAACTGGCTCATTCTCATGCTGGGTGTTCTGCACCTGATCACCACGTTCTTGCAGCAAACCCCACTGCAAAACTTCTTGAACTTCTGCTGCTGGTCAAAAGAGCGGGCGATCGATCTGGAACCTATCGCTCCCAAAGCCCAGCAGGACGAACTCGACCGGCTGTACTTCATCCTTTATGCACCTCGGGTCAGTATGCAAAGCAGCTCGGTACTGGGTAGTGGCAATGGCCCATCCGGACTGACTTCCGTCAGTTCCATTAATGCTTTGACCATCGATTTGCCAGGGGCGGAGCCGGGTAGTGCCTACCTGGAACTGAGCATGGTCGGTGACCCGTTGGATACCCAGGCCTCCCGCGATCTGATCAAAAACAGCCCGTTCAACCACTACAAAGCACCGCGTCCCTGGCGAGACATGACACCTCATTGGTTGTCCAGCAGCATCTGTCAGTGGATACCGTTCAAGGAAGGTCAGGGCTTACGCTTGAGTGGCCCCTTCAAGGAGCTGAAGAACGTATTGGGCACGACACCCAGTACTGTTTCGCTCCGATTGCGTTATCGCACGCCATTGACCGCCATGCTCGGTGCTCGCATCTTTATCGGCGGTGAGCGAGGGCTTGCCTTTACCCTGAATGACACCACCGACGTGATAGCGCTGTGGGCCGACCCGACACCTGAACTGGATCGTGTACCGAGTTACCCGCTCGGCGAGGACCACCCCGGTGCCATTTACCTGCAACCCAAGGACAAACGATGA